The genomic region ACAGAATTTATAGTACTGTAGAAAGCAGGGATGTTCATAATCAACCGGTCAACTTAAAACAGTAGTCAAgcagccaaacaaacagccgATGTTTATATAATGCAAATATGTCATTATGATCTTTATCTGGCTCAGCCATGCAAAGCATATAACGGTTACATGAGCAATGGATTTACATACGGGCGAcgtaaatcacataaataactGTCATATCACATCTAGTCACCTAAAGTTactacacacacatcacaccacTTCAGGACCGAGCAccatttttcctctttctgaCCTGTGCTTGAAGCGGCCCGTAGGGCACCAGCTCTCCATCCACAGTGAGGGTTCCTCGTGTAGACAGAGGCTGCAGCCTGAAGGCCCTGCAGCTAACATGGCTCACATACGGCGAGTTGACGGAGTGGTGGTTTCCTCTTTCCATGGCAAAGAACAGTCTCAGTAGAGTGGCTCTTGAGATCCCTGCCCTCACAAAGGTCAGGTGGATAAGTCCATCGTCAAACCTGGCCTGTGGTGCAGCATGTAGGTCAGCCCCAAGGTGGCTCTGATAAAGGGCCAGGACCAGGACAAAGTCCCCTTCAATGGTGACCCAGTCTCTAGAGGGAAGGGGTTGGTCGAGGGGGGGTAGCAAGTCATCCCTAGGAAGGTTTAAAGGCAGTGAGACAAAAGGACGGTTCCTATGGGTTCCTGCTGGCTCAGCAATGTCAAAGTTAAAGGATGAGGACGGTGTGCGTAgagagggtgagggtgaggtgGAGTTTGGCGTGTTAGGACGGGGGACAAGGTAGGACGAGGAGTGTGGAGAGGCACAAGATGGGGAAGAGGGCGGagtgggagacagagacagagagagggaggggagttTAGGGGGGAGGGAGTTTGAGTGGGAGTGTTGGAGGAGGGAAAGAGGCCTCGGCCGGGAGGCGTTCTGGTTTTGGTCAAAGGTTTTAGGCTTGTTAGAGAATGGAGAGTGACGAAAGGGAGAGGAGATGGTTAGAGATCGCTCACGAGCCACATCTAGTGGGTAAGGTTCTTTCTGGTAGTAGGTTCCATTCAGATCCATGTCCTCTACCCCATAGGATGTGCCAGAATCTGCATCTTCACCCTGACTGAGAGGCTGGTTAAAGAGAGCGTTGGCTATCTGGCTTGATGGGGCTGAATTCTTTCTTTGAGCCTTTCTAGGCTCCTGAGGACTGTCTTGGTAGGAGAAACCACCCTCTGACTCTTCATCTGCCTCTCGCCCCATGTCTACCCCATAGCTCTCTCCCAGCTCTCTCGCATGCAACACTCCCTCCCCCTCTGCAGAACCACCACTGCATTCCCTCACCTTCCTCCTATCCTCCTCCAACATCTCGCTGGAGTGTTGCTCTACAattccctcctcttccctttcaTCCTTTATCCCAGCCAACCTTTCTTCCTTTTGCATATTGCATTCATCCCTTTCATTTGATTCTGAACTCGTCCCTGACCGCTCCTCATCTgcttccatctccatctccccctccctctctctgtcctctgccaAGCTGCTGGCCCTCACCACACCGGACCCTCCTCCTCTggccctccctcttctcctctccctctctctctgcctctcctctttttccctctctccctcacccttACGCAGGCTTCTCTGTTCGCTGATGCCCATGTCAGAGCTGGTGCGATGAATGGGCGGTCGACAGAAGCCGTCAAGGCCTTCTGTGATACTACGGGAGAGCGGTCTCCTTGGTGGAGGAGGTGTGTCATCTGGTGATGTGGTGACAGCAGAGGGCGGCAGGTACGAAAGTCGACCCTTGTAGGATCGAAGAGAAGCTATGCGCACCAGGGTGCCGAGGGTGAAGCGGGCTGAACCCAGGCCACGATACCTGTAATGACGAAGATTTCATGTAAAGCTTTTGTTGTAAAAACTAAGTAATATTTTcctaattataatataataaagagGATAATTATAGTTATGCTTAGATGGCCAAAGCCAACAATGGAAGTTGTTGAGGTAAAAGCAATCAGACACCAACCTCTCACTCTCTATGTCCACATCAGACACAAAGCCCCAGGcaacagagaggaaagaaaacagtcTCCTGGGTGCTGCAGGACGACTGTTGCTGGAGGGAGCAGGGCTTGTTGTCACAGCGACCAGGTCCATGGGTCGGACACCGCCTCGACAGAGCAAAAAGCAGCAGTTCAAAAGGAGAGACTCCCGAAGGCACATGTCATACCTGAGAGATAAAAATGAGGCAGAACCACTTGTTAGTCAAGATAGCAAGAGAACTGTACATTCTTTTGGTCTAGATAACCAAGTGATGAcaaaaacctttttgtgtttttttccaagaGCACACAACAACATGTGAGTATGGAACAAGGTTAATCTGATTTTGTGCAATTGAAATCGAAAAATCCATGTACCCATGACCTTTGAACCTCGGTCTAATCTATAAGCCAAGATAGACTTGTGCAAGGTCTAACAATGCTCTGTGTCTTGTGGTGTGCAATACCTtattaaaacacaaagtaaacatcatATCAGAGTTTTCAGGATGAAATAGATATGAACACTATCCTTAATTAGCACTTCATGCTTTGTCTGGGTCGACACTTTTCGGTTGGGCAGTAAGAAGtagtttaaatgtaaaaaaacacacatttctcttctttataatcataaaacacatgctTACCCTGCATTGTGGTTGATGGAGCCAGCCAGTGCATTCCCAGATCCACAGGGCAGAATGCCAACAGGTATCTTTATTGCTTGTTCCCAGTCTGGCCGCTCCATCAGCCCATTAATGACCTACAGGAACACGACATAGAGTATCATACTGATGCACCCAGTTTGACCCATACGAGAATGTGGTATAAAATGCACAGTACtacataatttctgtgtaataTTTTCATTGAATCCCACCATTCTTAGTGCAAAGACAGAAGAATTACAAACCTCATGCAGCAGGCCGTCTCCAGACACAATGATGATGCCATCCCACTCTGGGAGCGATATCTCTCGGATGAGCTCCCTCGCGTGGTTCTGACGCTCTGAGACACATTACGAGAAGAAAATCCAATGAAGCTGAACACCTGTTACACATCTATGTGTTatctaaatgtatttatctGCCTCGTGATGCTTCTTTGGCTGAGATGTGGTACCTGTCTGTATAAGGTTGTAGCTGATGTTGGCTTCTCTGATCATTGGCAGGATGTGGGTCTGACACCATTGCATCGCCTGGCCTCTCCCACTGAAGGGATTGACCAATAACAGTAGTCGCTTGGGACGAGGTAGCAGACTTCTTGAAAATTCTACATGAAAAAAGAAGGGAGAGCGAGAGCAAGTTAAAACAAAGCAAGGAACTAGAGGTTCACTGCATTTTCAAAGCCAGCCAACTGGGACGTAAGCTAAGCTGCCATTGCACAGTGTGGCCCAAACCTTTGAGTGCATTCAACTATTTGAGCCTTTTCTATTTCCCCTCAAAGGATTTACTTGTTGTTAGTCAAGAGAACTTCTattaatcatttaaattcatATACATGGGCAAGGAAAAAGTCAGCATTCAGAATATAGAAcataggaaataaataaaacacggTATGAAAAACTAAAGCAACTGTGTGCAGAGGTAAATCATTTATTATCTAACTAGCTGCTGTGGGAGACACTGTACTCCTCTACTGTCTTATCTGTGTGGAGCTTGGAATAAGCAAAGCCATTCTACATTTAGCTCTAAGGTTTTGGTGTTTTATAGATGGTTGTCAATGGTGCAGGGAAAGAGATGACGTGACAACACCCTCAGATAATCCTGGATTATGCAACAAACGGCACGAAAGCAAATCAACGGAAAACACTAACCACAACTAAAGCGTCCATAAGCATTCACAGAAATGAGGAGAATAGTGTGACTAGGCAAGAGAATGAAACAGAGAGGCTATGAGTAAAGGCTATGTGAGCACAGTGAGTGGAAGAGAAACATGAGGGCAAACCGTCTGAAGAAAATAGGAGGGATTGAAATATGATTAGGCAGGAGCAGACTGAAGACAAACAGGCGGCTGAAGGAAATCGAAAATGACTGATATTTTCGGTAAAAGTCTGAGGAAAACTGACAGTGAAAGAGAACTAAGAGTGAAAGATttaagaggaggaaggagagaggaaaagatggGGGATGCTGGTTACCGAGATGATGCACATATAAACCAAGTGGAAGTAAACACTGAGTGGGACTTTtctatctgtttgactttacagGCTGAGGGATACAGTGGGAAGGGGTGGAAAGCGGCAGAGGACCcaccctctctgtctctacatTTGATAGTGAATGATACAGACCGTGTGTGCAGGACAGATAAGggtgaagaaagaaagatgagaaGGATTATGGATGAATGAACCAAAGGAAATGACGTTGTTAGGCAAAAAGCACAAAAGAAATCCTATCTAAATACGATACATAATACATTCCACAACCTCTTATTGTGTATTAATGGTAGTCCTCTTATTTTTTTCAGCGAGATGAACTTTAAAATGCTCAACCACTCGTGCCCTCAGTGAACTGTGCATACAGAAAGGTCTTTGGTCACTGTGACATTACGCTATGCTTAGCAAGCATTTACAAAGGAGGCATAAATCAAGGCAGTGAGAGGTAACATTGTGTGGTTACTGGTAGTAAACAACAGGAATTCAAGATTTGAGTCAGAGTCAAAAGTGAGCCACAGTAAATATTCAATTACAATGttatcatttttaaatgatcacCACTGCTGCTTTAACACAGCCATTAACTACAAGTCTACAGTTTTAATGAACAAAGCAAATTCAAGGGGTTTAGAATTGCTGCAATTCAGCAGAAATTTTAAAAAGAGAGTTAATGAGCTATTGTTTTGAGCTTTAAtgttgatatataaatatataaaacagtgATAACAACTAGTCATTCGATGACATCAGCTTGGCTGTACGATATTGTGGTGGGCATTTTTACCCAATTTTGCCATGTAAACCAcaaaatgaatcaataaattaaaaaaattggcgGAAATATCAGCAAATGCATCATATCTAAAAACTACCAGCCGACAGTGTGGTAGAATACACAATATGGGTAGTTAATTGGCTACGTCAATGACCAGTTTGGTCCTATAACAAGTGAAAGTCATAACACATAGAAATAAGCCAAGGCATGACACAACATCCAAACTGGGAAAACCTGAATCTATTGAGAAACACTCACCTGTGTCAGCAGTGACGGTCACACCTCTGAGGAGACATTGCACGGCAGCCGACCACCTCTCAGCTTCAGGCCGGCTTTCTGCCAGGTAGGCCCTGACCTGCCTGCGCCGCGACACCCCTTTCCGTCGTTTCCCTGGTGGGTACCAGTATAGCACCAGGAGAGGGGGTGCAGGGGCACGGGGGCAGCTGCAACCCACTAGCTCCGAACAGGGCAGCAGGAGACGGGCTTCCTTCCCCGGTCGTGGTGACAAGCGCTGGATAtgtatgtgggtgtgggtgAGGGTCAAGGCATAGTTTGAGGCCGGACCCGAAGTAGGGGAGGCAGCGGGGGAGAGCCCGCCTGGACCACCAGGGCTGTTGGGGCAGCTGTTATTGTTGCTGTTACTGCCTGATCCCCAGCTCGCAAACTGTCCATGGAGGAGGGCTTCTGCTGGAGAAGGTGAAGAGGGCTCTGGGGATCgcatcctctcctctgaagtggGCAAGGTTTATCAGGGAAATTACATCTAACAAATTAAAGGGAGGTTTTGTTATACGGTCAGAGATGTGAAGAGTGGAATATGTCTCCTCTAGATTTGCAGGGAAAAACGTGTTTGTCTGAGATCTTTATCACTGAAATCTCCAGCCAATCAGTCAGTGCTTGGTTTCAAGAAACATAGTCACAACAGACTTCCTGTTCACACCCGTcttcatttgataaaaaaagtATTAGTTCCAGTTCAAAGGTTCTTCTGTTTAGCGTATTTATCCAGTGAAGATAGGAACTGCCagttgaaaagaaaacaggcaACACATTCAAAGAGAACAGGACTTCAAAAGGAATTTTCCACTTCACGATTCACAAAGATtgcttacattaaaaaaaaaattacaacacAACTTAAAGCTGCCAATTGTGATAACAATTTAAGGCGGCCGAGCAGCTGcacaacattaaaaataaatctttaaataaTTATAGAAAACTCTTAGTTGCATTGAGAAACTGATTAGGTATGAAtaagacaaataaagaaaacttgCTTAAACAATGAGGCTACAACAATTAAATTAACGCATAATTAAAAACTGTAAAGTGTGGTGCATGGTAAGTGCTGTCCAAAATGTTATTGATGCCATAAAGATATGGTAAATTAGGCTTTTTCAAGACCTTCGATACCTCTATTGCTATCTTTAATCCCAGTGATATATGTAGGAGGCAGAAAGGAGGAGTGACTGGGCCAATCCTCTAGACAGTAGTGTGATATATTAAAGTTTCATTCAAGCTAATGCTGGTGCGTCACTTGTTTTTAGCGACTCTGCACAAGAGGAGGGGGAACACAAGGTCAGACAGATGGACACTAGACAACGAAAATCCAAAACaggaacaaaacacagacaaacaaggaGACGGTTCCAGGTAGGTGCTTGTTTCACGTCATGAGTCAAGCCTCAAGTTCCCTCCCTAAGATCTCTGTTCCTGTATGAGGGCAAAGGAGGGAAAGACATCAttttaaaagtggaaaaaaaaaaaacatcaaactacACTGTAATTTTTGGAGCAGTTACTGTAGATAAGAGAttgacacaaaagaaaaaaaacacactgaagtgtatgaatagaaaaatgtgtgtctctCCAAGTTTACTTTGATTCCACAGTGCCAagtaaatgaatgaaaagaaTAAGTAGAGCAGGACTTCCATGATAAGATACCACTACAGGGTGAAGCAACACAGGCTCCATCATAGCCCTTGACCTTAGGTGCGCCTTTGCTGCAGCACACAATGACTCAGTGTCACACATCCTCCAACGACATGCTGAGACACGACATTAGTTTGGACGAATAGTAGAATGAAAATGACCACAACTGGTTTGCATTCCGATGTTTGTCAAACAGGATTTGCAGACCGCGTCTCTTGCACAATCCGAGTCTGGGATTGAGACTTCGCAAAAATGCTGACTTGAGTGCTACTGGATTTGAGAGGTTTAACCATGTGCATGAGCTTGTAACAGTCTTACTGAACAAATATTTTCCTAATATATTAATTAGGTTCATGATCATGATTAAAAAGTAACGAAACAGAAAAAGTGAGCTATGAAACAAAACCAcacctccctgtgtctgtgatgCATCCTAATACAGTGACTTTTATCACGATTATATGATTGTTAATCTATATGGATGAGAGTTAACAGGTATATTATGTCAGCAGGATCCAGTACATTAGACTTTAGTACGTCAAAGTACAGTTAGTGGAACATCACCAGTGGGACTTGGTGGACACCCTAAATTAATAAAGCGGTCACACAGTCAGGGAACAAACTGTGGTGCAGACAATATCAATACTTGGCTGATGTCCTGTTCTgataaaacccagaaaaaggagCTCAGATGCCCATTGTTGAACCTAACGTCCTTGAAAAGCAGGGCGGGGACTCAGAATTAATAATACCAAGAGGCTAATTTCGTCTCCCACACAATGAGCTCGTTGTTGACGGATTGGTGGTATTTTAAGCAAATGTTTCTGTCGGCTTACACTTTGAGCTGAAtgacacaataacacaacaaacagtgGGATAAAGAGCTCGTCCCTTAATAACACCGACGACCCAAAGTAAAAAAGCTCTGGAGGCTGAACTTTAACCCAACGTTAGCTAGCAGATTGACAGCTAACTGTACTGACTGTACTTCAACAGCCTTGGCTAGCTACAGTGCTAGCTGCTAAAGCGTTGAGGTTATaaacaaagaaaggaaagaggttgaaataaatgaaaactagTCGACGCTGTGTCAGAGTGATGACAAACGCCGGCTAATGTTGATAATGCTGTGAAGTGCCGGTTGACACCGCTGTGGCTGTTAGCCGGGGGCTAGCAGTTTTGCTAGTCAACATGTAGTTAACAAGTTCCAGCAGGATAATGTGACAGGAGAAATAGTTGGTATGAAAAACATCGGGTCTCACCGTGGGTTCAACGGAAAGCTCCAGCTGGACATCTTCACGTCTCATCGCTCGCTGGGTGTAATGAGAATCCAAAGTTAGCGCAGATAACGTTACATGGCAACGCTAGCTAGAGGGAGATATTAGATTCTGTGCAGCGAAGAAACGAGGACACGCAAAACTTCCAGGTTTGTGTTTACGCCCGAGTGCTACCGCAGGAGACTTGAGGCGATCAGGCTACAACAAAGAAACCATCAGCCCACAATTACCTCATGTTGTCCCCCCTCACGACGAGATAGTGGCTCGCTATGAAAACTGTGGCTCGGTGCAGGAAGTGCCTGGAGAcgcaggagcagcagctttgAGCGGCGGAGAGGAAATCCAATGGCGATAAGGAAAACACTGCAACACCCACCGACATTCTCCAATCATTGACAGACCACCACTTCCTGGCCGAGTCATGTTTTTCCAGGAGATTCATATCAATGATGATCAAAATATTTGTCAAGTCACATCTACATTTCTTTCCTCTTAcgcatggggaaaaaaaacaaacaaagcagagaTGTTTTAGTCATGGCCCATTACGCTCCATCCATGTAATCCTCTGATGTAAGTCAGTGTGCAAGCTGCCAAATAAAACCCAGGAGACAAACTCATTGTGTACAgccaaatcttttatttttatcagattgcatgaaaaaataaaaagacattaGTTCTTGTAAGCACGGCTGGCTCTGCGACCACGAGCCCTCTCGAACTTCCTGCCCTTGGAGCGGATGTAGGGCCTAGAGAAGAGAAAATAGACAGGTGTAAGATGATGGCAACACAAAACAAGTACGTGTATAAAGAGAAACTTTAGTGTCTACCAATGTCACAGtacaaaatgaccacaaattcATCACTTAATGAAAGGATCAGTTAAAAATAAATTGCTGCTTTACCCGCTACACTATTCTTGCTGTGCCTGTTAAGGTTATAATTTCATTCAGATTATAATTTCCTTCAACCTCTGCAAAGAAACCACTTCTAACATTATGATTAAAAGGCTCTCTACAGAAGCAGCCACTAGATTAAACATTTTCACCTAAAGTAGTATTCTTATGTTAATTGTATTAAAAAGAGATCAGAGCAAACTGATTAAAGTTAGTTAGGTGTACCATAGCTAGTGTTAAAGCTTAGGACATAAACCAGATTATAAACAAGTTGCACACGTTTTGTCTTGATTATGCAGCACCTCACCTCTCTGCATAGTATATTTCAATCAATTTGtagttttaattaaatcattCAGTGTAGAATAAAAAACCTAATTATCACCTTATTTGAAAATCACTCAAAGTGCTCTCCATTTACCAGAATAAAAAACATCCTTTGAATTTAGGGAC from Pleuronectes platessa chromosome 10, fPlePla1.1, whole genome shotgun sequence harbors:
- the sphk2 gene encoding sphingosine kinase 2 — translated: MRSPEPSSPSPAEALLHGQFASWGSGSNSNNNSCPNSPGGPGGLSPAASPTSGPASNYALTLTHTHIHIQRLSPRPGKEARLLLPCSELVGCSCPRAPAPPLLVLYWYPPGKRRKGVSRRRQVRAYLAESRPEAERWSAAVQCLLRGVTVTADTEFSRSLLPRPKRLLLLVNPFSGRGQAMQWCQTHILPMIREANISYNLIQTERQNHARELIREISLPEWDGIIIVSGDGLLHEVINGLMERPDWEQAIKIPVGILPCGSGNALAGSINHNAGYDMCLRESLLLNCCFLLCRGGVRPMDLVAVTTSPAPSSNSRPAAPRRLFSFLSVAWGFVSDVDIESERYRGLGSARFTLGTLVRIASLRSYKGRLSYLPPSAVTTSPDDTPPPPRRPLSRSITEGLDGFCRPPIHRTSSDMGISEQRSLRKGEGEREKEERQRERERRRGRARGGGSGVVRASSLAEDREREGEMEMEADEERSGTSSESNERDECNMQKEERLAGIKDEREEEGIVEQHSSEMLEEDRRKVRECSGGSAEGEGVLHARELGESYGVDMGREADEESEGGFSYQDSPQEPRKAQRKNSAPSSQIANALFNQPLSQGEDADSGTSYGVEDMDLNGTYYQKEPYPLDVARERSLTISSPFRHSPFSNKPKTFDQNQNASRPRPLSLLQHSHSNSLPPKLPSLSLSLSPTPPSSPSCASPHSSSYLVPRPNTPNSTSPSPSLRTPSSSFNFDIAEPAGTHRNRPFVSLPLNLPRDDLLPPLDQPLPSRDWVTIEGDFVLVLALYQSHLGADLHAAPQARFDDGLIHLTFVRAGISRATLLRLFFAMERGNHHSVNSPYVSHVSCRAFRLQPLSTRGTLTVDGELVPYGPLQAQVHASMARLIVGDSGVQITRF